Below is a genomic region from candidate division KSB1 bacterium.
TGACCGCAAATTCATTTATGGCCGTCGACGGAAAAATCGAGCTGAAAATCGATCGCTTCTCGGGAATAATCCTTTTGCCAGGCATCGAGACACGTTTGGCGAATTAGTTCTTGTTGCAAAAATCGAGATCGAATGAAATGATGTCATTCCTGCGAATGCAGGAATCTCTTTTTTAACTGATGCTTAAGTCAACTAAAAAGTGAGATGCCTGCATGCGCAGGCATGACAATTTATCATGTTTTGATAATTTTCCAACAAGAACTAATTAGCTTCTATCACAAAAAGCGGGAGTTAAAGAAACGATGTTATTCTTGTCCGCTGACTCTCGGACGGCATGATAATGTAGGTTTTTTCAACGTTATGCAACATAACTGCTGAAATGGAGGTGACTGCAGCTTAAAGATATGCTCCATTCTCGCTCACCGATGTAACAGAGAAACATGAACCCATCAAGAGGAGGCGCGGTATGAACAAATCGTTGATACCAGCGACCTTGATCGTATTGCTGGGGATGATTGCCAGGTCGCTTGCTCAGGATCATTTATTGATCACAGAGATCGCCAATCGGCCCAATTCGCCGCTGAACGGGGAATTCGTAGAGATCTACAATGGCACTGGGGTTACGGTGGATCTATCGAAATATTACCTGACCGATTGTCCTAATAAGGGCGACAATGACTACGTGAATATTGTTGATAAAAGCTATACCCCCGCATCCTATGATTTCTTGGCAAAATTTCCAGATGGTTCTAAAATTGAACATGGCCAGTTCATTGTCGTGGCCGTGAAAGGGAAAGATTTTCATCAGCTTTATGGGATCGAGCCAGATTTTGAATTGATCCCACAGTCGGATACCGTTCCCGATATGGTTGCGCCCGGGAATAACTACATCGCCAGCAATACTGGTTTCACTGATGCCAGTGAGGTTATGGTGCTGTTCTATTGGGATGGGATTTCCGATCTGGTAAAGGATGTGGATTATCTGGTGTGGGGCGATACCGATGAGGCGGTGGATAAAACTGGGGTAAAAAAAGATGGCCCTGATCCTGATACCAATCCTTCCGAATATTTGCCCGATACCCCCTTCGCCAATCAAATCTTGCTCAAATCGCTGAACTCAAGTCGCTTGCATCGAGATGGCAAATCTTTGCAGCGAAAACCTATCGCTGAGGTGGGAGAAAAATTTATCGGAGGTAACGGCATTACTGGGCACGACGAGACCAGCGAAAATTTAGCGATCGCTTTTATTGAGGCTGATCCCACGCCCCGCTCGGCCATTGGCAATAGAGCTAAAGTAACTTTTCTTGCCAATACGGCTACTGTGCCGGATACCATCGGACCGAATTCTGTGGTTCAAATTCGCGGTGTCGGGGGACCCTTGACCTGGAATAGTGCTTCACCAATTTTCATGCAAAATATCGGAGGGGATTATTGGAAGGCAACTGTGGAGTTCAAGCAAGGGGAGTCGGTCCAGTTCAAATTCTTCACCAATTCCCATGACACCGTTTTCCCCGGAGTGGAATGGGAAGATCAGGGCTGGGAGGGCGATCTCGCCACAAGCACCGGCAACCGATTATTAGTGGTTGGATCATCTGACACCACACTTCCGCTGCAATTCATCAATGGCTGGAAGCATAAGGCAGGACAATATGAAAGGCCTTATACGACTAATGACTCCACCTTTGTGGTTTGGATTCGAGTGAATTGCCAAGGTTGGGAGGACTTTGATCCATCCAGCCAGCAGATCGGAGTACGGGGATCTAATAATATCGATTGGGGACCAACCGGCGAACTTTCTTGGAACAAGACTTATTTGTTGAACCAGGAATCGGACCATGTTAATAAGGATAGCCAGCAATATCCTGGTCACTATTTTTACAGCGGACCAGTTCATGTCCCCCAAAAATATGCAGGTGCTGGGATCGAGTTCAAAGTAGTGGTCCATAATGCTGGCGCTCCATTGGATGAGGATTGGAGCAAACTGGCCTATAATCCGAGTTTGCAGAATAAGGTAGCGCTGTCGGGCGTGGATACCACCGTTTGCTGGTTCTGGTTCGATAACAAACGACCTCAGACGAAAATCCATCGCGATGTGGTGATTGTTGCATTCATGGCGGATCTCAAGAATGCCATCGAGAAAAAAGGATTTGCTTTTGGGGATACCTTGGTGGTTCGCAGTGGATTTTATGGCACAGCTACGGAGATTCGTTCCAAGATGATGATGCGACAGGGGTCGACGACTTGCTATTCGGCGATTGATACGATCATAACTACCGTCGGTGCCCATCTTGCTTATCAATACTATAAAATCAAAAATGGGGAGGAGTACCCAGAGATCTATTACAACTTCCTGTATACTGGAGGAAAAGCTGGAGAGGCAGAGAAGAGGATTGTGGAGAAGATCGTCGGGAACGCCATTCAGATTGAAGACATATTGGATAGCAAGGTCGAGATGCATCGCATGCCGCTGTTCCGCAACACCTCGTTGCTGGCTCGAGATGTATTGGTGTCCTATTTGTGCGATGTGCGACCAGCGATCTACCAGCTTAAAGCTGGCACAGTTTTGAAGGATATGCAGGGAACTGTTGATATATTCGATCCCGATCAAGTGTTGCAATTGGGAGTAGCGATGAATGGCCCTGCAACTGGTGCTTGGGAAACTTGGGGTGTTGGTTTGATGAACAACTTAGCTCATCAGATGTTCGATGACGGCACTCACGGCGATGCTGTTGCTGGGGATAGCATTTTTACCATGCAGATTCAGTACCGAGCCGGTGTCGACGCGTCGGCTCAGGAGTTTAAATTCGGCATCGGTGGCGGGGATAACGAGGGCGGATGCGGGAACATTCACATCGAAAATATCGATGATTCCGAACCTACTTTTACCATCGATGCCCAATTTGGAAGTATCGATCCGATGAGATATTCCGCTTGGAATTTCGATTTGCAGATTCCCAGCACCGTAAAAGAAACGACGCTATCTCATTTGCCGACCGAATTCAGCATGGGACAAAATTATCCCAATCCGTTCAATCTTGTGACCGAAATCCGATATACATTGCCAAAGGAGACCATGGTAAAGCTGACAGTGCATAACATGATGGGTCAGCGCGTAACGACATTGATCCAAAAAAAACAGGCTGCCGGTTGCTACCAAGTCTGCTGGTCCGGAGTGGATGAATCCGGCAAACAATTGCCAAGTGGCGTATATTTCTATCGCATCGAAGCCAGCCAATTCTCTGCTGTTAGAAAGATGTTGTTGCTCAAATAGCTTTTTATTCGCCCACTGTCTTCGACCGGTCAATTTTGTTCAAAGGGAGCGGTGAATGATCTGCTCCCTTTGTTATTGGATCGTCTTCGATGCGCTTTTTATCTGCCATATAGCCAAAACTTTCATTGACAAAAAGCCAAATTTTTCATATATTGCCATTCAAGTTTTCAATGTTTTTCGAATTGGTGGAGCGCTGAATTAGATTGAAAAGAATAAACGCTCTTCGGTTGAATGAATCCAATTACCAAATTGATCTGAAATTTACTCAATCTGGGAAATCAACGATTTGATGGAAGACATTGTTCAACGCTATTTGTCGGGAGATCGGCGCGCCTTGGCTCGACTGATTTCTTTGATTGAAAATGAAGCCGAACAGGCAGCTATCATACTTGATCAAATTTATGATCGAACTGGACGAGCGTATCGCATTGGCATCACGGGGCCGCCGGGTGCTGGGAAAAGCACCATTGTCGATCAACTGACGAAACAATATCGTCAGCAGAATCGAACAGTGGGCATCATCGCTGTGGATCCGACCAGCCCCTTTACTGGTGGGGCGCTTTTGGGCGATCGGATTCGGATGAACGACCTGGCCACTGATCCTGGGGTATTCATTCGCAGCATGGCCAGTCGTGGCAGCTTAGGTGGATTAGCACGTCGCAGCCAGGAGGTCGCCGATCTTTTGGATGGCTTTGGCTTCGATGTTGTCATCTTTGAGACAGTGGGAGTGGGCCAATCCGAGTTGGATGTTGTCGAAGCTGCAGATTCTACCGTGGTGGTTTTAGTCCCAGAATCTGGAGATTCCATCCAGGCAATGAAAGCTGGCCTGATGGAGATCGCTGATATTTTTGCCATTAACAAATCGGATCGCGAAGGAGCCGATAGGGTGATGCTGGAAATTCAATTCGTCTTGGGATTCAGCGAGGATTCTCGGCCGTGGAAACCGCCCATTATTCAGACAGTCGCCAATAGTGGGCAAGGGATTTCCCAACTTCATGAGAGCTTGGAGCAGCATCTGGCCTTTCAAAATCGAACCCAACTTCGAATCCAAAAAAGGAAACGTCGCATTGAAAACTATGTCCGGCAGATCGTCAACGAACGCATCATGCGGAAATTTTGGGAATCATCCCAGCAAAAGCGATTGGCTGCGCTGATCGAACAAATCCTGAACAAACAACGATCCCCCTACGCGGTGAGCAATGAGCTGATCCAGGAATTTAGAAAATTGGCATGATGTCATACGGTCGGTTCATAGTTTCTTTGTCCCGATTGGTGCGTGAATCTCTTCTTAGGTTATGGAAATACTTCGAAAGGAATGATGTGTGGCAGAGAATTATCGGTCGCTATTTGAATTCAACCCAGAACTCATCTATTTGAATCATGCCTCTACTGGAATGCTCCCTCGAAACACGGTCGAAGCGATGACTGAATACATTGAGGCACTGGCTTCGGTTGGCGAACCCAGCATGGAAATACTGCTCGGGCTCCAGTCTGACTTTCGTACAGAAGCAGCTCGTTTATTAAACGTCCATCCCAGAGACATCGCTTTTGTGAGAAACACCAGCGACGGTTTGGCAATCGCGCTTCATTCGATCGATTGGCAGGAAGGGGAGAACATGGTCGTTCAGGAAGACGCCTTCCCCGCCAGTCTTTATCTCGCGGCCTATTGCTTCCCTCGCGTGGAAAAGCGGTATGTCCCGTTGAGCAATGGAGCGGACTTTTATGAACGATTGCAACATCAGATCGATGATCGGACTCGCGCCATTGTGGTCGATTATGTGCATTTTCTTTCTGGCTATCGTTTGGATCTGCAGCAGCTCAGTCAGTTGAAGCGACAGGAAAAATGCTATCTGATCGTTGATGGCATTCAAGGACTGGGGGCGGTTCAGGTTCATTTGAACTCGACCAGTATTGATTTCTTCACTGCTGGCGGTGTCAAATGGTTGAATGGACCAGCGGGAACAGGCATCTTGTTCGTTCGTCATGAGATCCTCCCAGATTTGATCCCATTTCATATCAGTTGGGCAGGCGCGGCTTATGAAAATTTGGACAGCTTCTACCCAGTTCGGCCGCTCTATCCCGATGCCCGGCGATTTCAGCCAGTCAATGATAATTTCATCGGGATGATCGGCCTTATGGAATCGCTCAAGCTGATCCATGAAATATCGCCACAAGTGATTGAAAACAACATCCTGAATATCACTGAGCAAGCGATTACGATTCTGAAGGCACGGGACTATCACGTGATGACTCCACTGGATGCGGCGCTTCGAGCGGGAATCGTGACATTTAAGCATCCCAAAATGGACAGCCAGAAATTATTCGAGCATCTTCAGGCCAATAAGGTGATTTGTTCGCTCAGGGAAGGGCATATTCGACTTGCTTTTCATTTCTATAATACAGACGATGAACTGAATCAAGTCATTTCAATTTTGGAGTCGATTGTCAAGTAATTCTGAGTGAATTATCCCGAGAGCTCGGAAGGTTCCGAATTGGTTGGCTTTTAAATTATTAGAGTTCAAACTTGAGGGAGGTAATGTGAAACGGTTTTTTGGATTGATCTTCATTTTGTTCACCATAGTCCCTGAAATTTTCTCTCAGCAGGCAACAACGGTTTTTCAGGACAATTTCGAGAGCTATCAGAATGGATCCGATGGTGCTCCGACTTGGACCATTTCAAAGGGGCTTTGGCAAATTGAAGCTGGACGTCTGGTTCAAAAGACGCATGAATACGATTGTGGCGCCATGCTCGATCTTTTCATAGATTACTCGTTCGAACTTGCCTTTGATTTTCGGGTCAAAGAAGGGGAGCCCGGCGCTGGGTTTTTCTTTCATTCCGAGGACAAGCAGGTCACAGATTTCTCCCACATGAGCCGGTTTGAATCGAATAAGACCATGCTGATCGGCCATTTCATGCAGGCTGGCTACGAATGCAGCCATAGCGCTCGATTCGATGAACAAGTTTTTTCCAAATGGCATCGATTGACCCTCCGGGTCGATCAAGATCAAAAAAGCTACAGCATCTGGCTCGATGAGCAACCAATTGCGCGAGATGAACCGATTCTATTTCCTGCTGGCTATTGCGGGCTCCAATCCTCCGGTGGCGTCATCGAGTTCGATAATGTGGTGCTCAAACGGCTTCCCATGAAACGCCCCGCAGTGGTATTGAGCTGGCTCAGGCATTTTTTGATCACGGATAAAAACGAGCTGATCATACCCAGTAACGCCCGAGGATTGGTTCAAAGGGTAGATCGGGATGGGAAATTCATCGGGACTATAGGAACCCCTCGCAGCCAAAAGGGTCAATTTGAGCGTCCCAGTTCCATCGCTCAATTAAGCAACGGCGATCTGGTCGTTGGCGATGCGGGCACACATCGCATATTGCTATTCACCAAAACTGGCCAATGGAAAAATTCTGCTGGCTATTTCGGTAACGGTCGACAACAGCTCAATCTCCCAGTTGACATTGCTGTCGATCCTGAAAACTTTATTTTCATCGTGGATGAAGGGAATAATCGTGTTCAGGTATGGGATGCCGATCTCCAATATTTCGCGGAGTTCGGGAAGAAAGAACTCGATCATCCGGCCGCAGTGGCAATTGAGGGACAGACCATCTAT
It encodes:
- a CDS encoding lamin tail domain-containing protein, coding for MNKSLIPATLIVLLGMIARSLAQDHLLITEIANRPNSPLNGEFVEIYNGTGVTVDLSKYYLTDCPNKGDNDYVNIVDKSYTPASYDFLAKFPDGSKIEHGQFIVVAVKGKDFHQLYGIEPDFELIPQSDTVPDMVAPGNNYIASNTGFTDASEVMVLFYWDGISDLVKDVDYLVWGDTDEAVDKTGVKKDGPDPDTNPSEYLPDTPFANQILLKSLNSSRLHRDGKSLQRKPIAEVGEKFIGGNGITGHDETSENLAIAFIEADPTPRSAIGNRAKVTFLANTATVPDTIGPNSVVQIRGVGGPLTWNSASPIFMQNIGGDYWKATVEFKQGESVQFKFFTNSHDTVFPGVEWEDQGWEGDLATSTGNRLLVVGSSDTTLPLQFINGWKHKAGQYERPYTTNDSTFVVWIRVNCQGWEDFDPSSQQIGVRGSNNIDWGPTGELSWNKTYLLNQESDHVNKDSQQYPGHYFYSGPVHVPQKYAGAGIEFKVVVHNAGAPLDEDWSKLAYNPSLQNKVALSGVDTTVCWFWFDNKRPQTKIHRDVVIVAFMADLKNAIEKKGFAFGDTLVVRSGFYGTATEIRSKMMMRQGSTTCYSAIDTIITTVGAHLAYQYYKIKNGEEYPEIYYNFLYTGGKAGEAEKRIVEKIVGNAIQIEDILDSKVEMHRMPLFRNTSLLARDVLVSYLCDVRPAIYQLKAGTVLKDMQGTVDIFDPDQVLQLGVAMNGPATGAWETWGVGLMNNLAHQMFDDGTHGDAVAGDSIFTMQIQYRAGVDASAQEFKFGIGGGDNEGGCGNIHIENIDDSEPTFTIDAQFGSIDPMRYSAWNFDLQIPSTVKETTLSHLPTEFSMGQNYPNPFNLVTEIRYTLPKETMVKLTVHNMMGQRVTTLIQKKQAAGCYQVCWSGVDESGKQLPSGVYFYRIEASQFSAVRKMLLLK
- the meaB gene encoding methylmalonyl Co-A mutase-associated GTPase MeaB — encoded protein: MEDIVQRYLSGDRRALARLISLIENEAEQAAIILDQIYDRTGRAYRIGITGPPGAGKSTIVDQLTKQYRQQNRTVGIIAVDPTSPFTGGALLGDRIRMNDLATDPGVFIRSMASRGSLGGLARRSQEVADLLDGFGFDVVIFETVGVGQSELDVVEAADSTVVVLVPESGDSIQAMKAGLMEIADIFAINKSDREGADRVMLEIQFVLGFSEDSRPWKPPIIQTVANSGQGISQLHESLEQHLAFQNRTQLRIQKRKRRIENYVRQIVNERIMRKFWESSQQKRLAALIEQILNKQRSPYAVSNELIQEFRKLA
- a CDS encoding aminotransferase class V-fold PLP-dependent enzyme, giving the protein MAENYRSLFEFNPELIYLNHASTGMLPRNTVEAMTEYIEALASVGEPSMEILLGLQSDFRTEAARLLNVHPRDIAFVRNTSDGLAIALHSIDWQEGENMVVQEDAFPASLYLAAYCFPRVEKRYVPLSNGADFYERLQHQIDDRTRAIVVDYVHFLSGYRLDLQQLSQLKRQEKCYLIVDGIQGLGAVQVHLNSTSIDFFTAGGVKWLNGPAGTGILFVRHEILPDLIPFHISWAGAAYENLDSFYPVRPLYPDARRFQPVNDNFIGMIGLMESLKLIHEISPQVIENNILNITEQAITILKARDYHVMTPLDAALRAGIVTFKHPKMDSQKLFEHLQANKVICSLREGHIRLAFHFYNTDDELNQVISILESIVK